The Azospirillum brasilense genome window below encodes:
- a CDS encoding cupredoxin domain-containing protein: MIQRPATLLIPSILAFTLLLAGCGAGTDLAQRPPPGYVGEVGARVSAVDWAQARPVTVQLDEFRFQPDRLAFERGTPYRLTLENRGTVAHTFTSEGFFKAIAVRRVTTAQGAVETPALVNLEIPAGQTDVVEFVPVEAGTYDLACHEPLHSSFGMTGTITVR; this comes from the coding sequence ATGATCCAGCGGCCTGCCACCCTTCTTATCCCGTCCATTCTTGCTTTCACCCTGCTGTTGGCCGGATGCGGCGCCGGGACCGATCTGGCGCAGCGCCCGCCGCCCGGCTATGTCGGCGAGGTGGGAGCGCGTGTCTCGGCGGTGGATTGGGCGCAGGCCCGCCCCGTGACCGTGCAGTTGGACGAGTTCCGGTTCCAGCCCGACCGTCTGGCCTTCGAGCGGGGAACCCCGTACCGCCTGACGCTGGAGAACCGCGGGACCGTCGCGCACACCTTCACCTCCGAAGGCTTCTTCAAGGCCATCGCGGTGCGCCGGGTCACCACCGCGCAAGGCGCCGTCGAGACGCCGGCCCTGGTGAATCTGGAGATTCCCGCCGGCCAGACCGACGTGGTGGAGTTCGTTCCGGTCGAGGCCGGAACCTACGACCTGGCCTGCCACGAACCGCTGCACAGCAGCTTCGGCATGACCGGGACGATCACGGTTCGCTGA
- the miaA gene encoding tRNA (adenosine(37)-N6)-dimethylallyltransferase MiaA, with product MAEDSPRNRDVQHRHVVVIGGPTASGKSGMALDIALARHGTVINADSMQLYAELDVLTARPGAEDLAQAPHRLYGVLPAAERGSAARWRDMALAEIAAAHASERLPIVVGGTGLYLRTLMEGLSAVPAVPDEVRKAAHARLRDLGGEAFREELLRRDPASAKLNPGDTTRLTRAWEVLEATGHPLSHWQTQRAEGAPEGLLFSVLVIDPPRDALYANCDRRFRVMMGQGALEEVRRLDTLGLDPDLPAMKALGVPELRDHLRGALTLDEAIALAQQSTRRYAKRQVTWFRHQLAARPPASALHGCHTINSLYTRPLSEAILTYLETTLRR from the coding sequence ATGGCAGAGGACAGCCCGCGCAACCGGGATGTGCAGCACCGGCATGTGGTGGTGATCGGCGGCCCGACGGCCTCGGGCAAGTCGGGCATGGCGCTCGACATCGCCCTGGCGCGCCACGGCACGGTCATCAACGCCGACAGCATGCAGCTCTACGCCGAACTCGACGTGCTGACCGCCCGTCCGGGGGCGGAGGATCTGGCGCAGGCCCCGCACCGCCTCTATGGCGTGTTGCCGGCGGCGGAGCGCGGGTCCGCCGCGCGCTGGCGCGACATGGCGCTGGCCGAGATCGCCGCGGCGCACGCCTCCGAACGGCTGCCCATCGTCGTCGGCGGCACCGGCCTCTACCTGCGCACGCTGATGGAGGGCTTGAGCGCCGTCCCCGCCGTTCCCGACGAGGTCCGCAAGGCCGCCCACGCCCGCTTGCGCGATCTGGGCGGCGAGGCGTTCCGTGAGGAACTGCTGCGCCGCGATCCCGCTTCGGCCAAGCTGAACCCCGGCGACACCACCCGCCTGACCCGCGCCTGGGAGGTGCTGGAGGCCACCGGCCACCCGCTCTCCCACTGGCAGACCCAGCGCGCCGAGGGCGCGCCGGAGGGTCTGCTGTTCTCCGTGCTGGTGATCGATCCGCCGCGCGACGCGCTCTACGCCAACTGCGACCGCCGCTTCCGCGTGATGATGGGGCAGGGGGCGCTGGAGGAGGTGCGGCGGCTCGACACGCTCGGCCTCGATCCCGACCTGCCGGCGATGAAGGCGTTGGGCGTTCCCGAACTGCGCGATCATCTGCGCGGCGCGCTGACGCTCGACGAAGCCATTGCGCTGGCACAGCAATCCACCCGCCGCTACGCGAAGCGGCAGGTCACTTGGTTCCGCCACCAGCTCGCGGCGCGGCCGCCGGCCTCCGCGCTGCATGGCTGCCATACGATCAATTCGCTCTACACAAGACCACTTAGTGAAGCAATACTGACCTATCTTGAAACGACGTTGCGTCGTTGA
- a CDS encoding PLP-dependent aminotransferase family protein, whose translation MTVDWGNVFAGRVAGMGASEIRELLKLLQRPEIISFAGGIPDPDFFPTAAIARAYEKIFQSNDGAGGALQYTISEGFTPLREWIGAYMGRRGIQAGLDEVLVTSGSQQALEFVGKLLIGPGEKILVTRPTYLGALQAFSPYEPQYLSVPGDAEGPDLAAVEAALEQKPKFFYLVPDFQNPNGTTISLARREALLDLCAKHGVPIVEDAAYTELRYEGEAIPSLAALDAARNGGKITNVLFCGSFSKTMVPALRVGWINGPAEVINRLVLMKQAGDLHTSTINQIVLHDVVSQNFDSHIRRLRAAYKERRDAMLTALAEFAPAGVTWTKPEGGMFVWIELPEGTDGVDLLARAIKDANVAFVPGSAFHADRSGKNTLRLSFSNNNPERIREGIRRLCGLLQTVAA comes from the coding sequence GTGACGGTCGATTGGGGAAACGTGTTTGCCGGTCGCGTCGCCGGTATGGGAGCCTCGGAAATCCGGGAGCTGCTGAAGCTGCTCCAGCGGCCGGAGATCATCTCCTTCGCCGGGGGCATCCCGGACCCCGATTTCTTCCCGACCGCGGCCATCGCCCGCGCCTATGAGAAGATCTTCCAGTCCAACGACGGGGCCGGCGGCGCTCTCCAGTACACCATCAGCGAGGGCTTCACACCGCTGCGCGAATGGATCGGCGCCTATATGGGCCGCCGCGGCATCCAGGCCGGGCTGGACGAGGTGCTGGTGACCAGCGGGTCGCAGCAGGCGCTGGAGTTCGTCGGCAAGCTGCTGATCGGGCCGGGCGAAAAGATCCTGGTGACTCGCCCGACCTATCTCGGCGCGCTCCAGGCCTTCTCGCCCTACGAGCCGCAGTATCTCTCCGTTCCCGGCGACGCCGAGGGGCCGGACCTCGCCGCGGTTGAGGCGGCGCTGGAGCAGAAGCCGAAATTCTTCTACCTCGTCCCCGACTTCCAGAACCCCAACGGCACGACGATCTCGCTGGCCCGCCGCGAGGCGCTGCTCGACCTCTGCGCCAAGCACGGCGTGCCGATCGTCGAGGACGCCGCCTACACCGAGCTGCGCTACGAGGGCGAGGCGATCCCGTCCCTCGCGGCGCTGGACGCCGCCCGCAACGGCGGCAAGATCACCAACGTGCTCTTCTGCGGCTCCTTCTCCAAGACGATGGTGCCGGCGCTGCGCGTGGGCTGGATCAACGGCCCGGCCGAGGTCATCAACCGGCTGGTTCTGATGAAGCAGGCCGGCGACCTGCACACCAGCACCATCAACCAGATCGTGCTGCACGACGTGGTGTCGCAGAACTTCGACAGCCACATCCGCCGGCTGCGCGCCGCTTACAAGGAGCGCCGCGACGCCATGCTGACCGCGCTGGCCGAGTTCGCTCCGGCTGGGGTGACCTGGACCAAGCCGGAAGGCGGCATGTTCGTCTGGATCGAGCTGCCGGAGGGCACCGACGGGGTGGACCTGCTGGCCCGCGCCATCAAGGACGCCAACGTCGCCTTCGTCCCCGGCTCGGCCTTCCACGCCGACCGCTCGGGCAAGAACACGCTGCGTCTCAGCTTCTCAAACAACAACCCGGAGCGCATCCGCGAAGGCATCCGCCGCCTCTGCGGCCTTCTTCAGACCGTCGCGGCGTAA
- a CDS encoding acetolactate synthase 3 large subunit, protein MPEQKLTGAQIVIKALKDQGVDIIFGYPGGAVLPIYDAIFQQNDIKHILVRHEQAAVHAAEGYARSTGKVGCVLVTSGPGATNAVTGLLDALCDSIPLVCLSGQVPTHLIGNDAFQEADTTGITRPCTKHNYLVKDVNQLARTMHEAFYVARSGRPGPVLVDIPKDVQFADGTYIPPTEVKHKTYRPQVKPEIARVEEAIELIATAKRPIFYTGGGVVNAGPIAAKLLTQFVKMTGFPITSTLMGLGAFPASDPQWLGMLGMHGTYEANLAMYNCDVMINIGARFDDRVTGKLSEFAPGSKKIHVDIDPSSINKNVAVDIPIVGDAGAVLEDMIRIWKARQKRADQTALKEWWGQVEGWRARNCLNYNRTEAVIKPQYALERLREALRGKNHYVTTEVGQHQMWAAQFLPFDEPNRWMTSGGLGTMGYGLPAAIGAQLAHPDAIVVDVSGEASFLMNMQEIGTAVQYRAPVKIFILNNKYMGMVRQWQELLHGSRYSNSYSEALPDFVKLAESWGCVGLRATTVAEVDEVIEKMLAVTDRPCIIDIAVDPKENCFPMIPGGKAHNEILFGPEDSPSDATPEDGMVLV, encoded by the coding sequence ATGCCCGAACAGAAGCTGACCGGCGCGCAGATCGTCATCAAGGCCCTGAAGGATCAGGGCGTAGACATCATCTTCGGTTATCCGGGCGGCGCGGTACTTCCGATCTACGACGCCATCTTCCAGCAAAACGATATCAAGCACATCCTTGTCCGGCATGAGCAGGCCGCCGTGCACGCCGCGGAGGGTTACGCCCGCTCCACCGGCAAGGTGGGCTGCGTGCTGGTGACCTCCGGCCCCGGCGCCACCAACGCCGTGACGGGCCTGCTCGACGCGCTGTGCGACAGCATTCCGCTGGTCTGCCTGTCGGGGCAGGTGCCGACCCACCTGATCGGCAACGACGCCTTCCAGGAGGCCGACACCACCGGCATCACGCGCCCCTGCACCAAGCACAATTACCTGGTGAAGGACGTCAACCAGCTCGCCCGCACCATGCACGAGGCCTTCTACGTGGCGCGCAGCGGCCGTCCCGGCCCGGTGCTGGTTGACATCCCAAAGGATGTGCAGTTCGCCGACGGCACCTACATCCCGCCGACCGAGGTCAAGCACAAGACCTACCGCCCGCAGGTGAAGCCCGAGATTGCCCGCGTGGAGGAGGCCATCGAGCTGATCGCCACCGCCAAGCGCCCGATCTTCTACACCGGCGGCGGCGTGGTGAACGCCGGCCCGATCGCAGCCAAGCTGCTGACCCAGTTCGTGAAGATGACCGGCTTCCCGATCACCTCGACCCTGATGGGGCTGGGCGCCTTCCCGGCGTCGGACCCGCAGTGGCTGGGCATGTTGGGCATGCACGGCACGTACGAGGCGAACCTCGCCATGTACAACTGCGACGTCATGATCAACATCGGCGCCCGCTTCGACGACCGCGTGACCGGCAAGCTGTCGGAGTTCGCGCCGGGCTCGAAGAAGATCCACGTCGACATCGACCCCAGCTCGATCAACAAGAACGTCGCGGTGGACATCCCCATCGTCGGTGATGCCGGCGCCGTTCTGGAAGACATGATCCGCATCTGGAAGGCCCGCCAGAAGCGCGCCGACCAGACCGCCCTGAAGGAGTGGTGGGGTCAGGTCGAGGGCTGGCGCGCCCGCAACTGCCTGAACTACAACCGCACCGAGGCGGTCATCAAGCCGCAGTATGCGCTGGAGCGGCTGCGCGAGGCGCTGCGCGGCAAGAACCATTACGTGACGACCGAGGTCGGCCAGCACCAGATGTGGGCCGCCCAGTTCCTGCCCTTCGACGAGCCGAACCGCTGGATGACCTCCGGCGGCCTGGGCACCATGGGCTACGGCCTGCCGGCGGCCATCGGCGCGCAGCTCGCCCACCCCGACGCCATCGTCGTGGACGTGTCGGGCGAGGCGTCCTTCCTGATGAACATGCAGGAGATCGGCACGGCGGTGCAGTACCGCGCCCCGGTCAAGATCTTCATCCTGAACAACAAGTACATGGGCATGGTGCGCCAGTGGCAGGAGCTGCTGCACGGCTCCCGCTACTCCAACAGCTACTCCGAGGCGCTGCCCGACTTCGTGAAGCTGGCGGAAAGCTGGGGCTGCGTCGGCCTGCGCGCGACCACGGTGGCCGAGGTGGATGAGGTCATCGAGAAGATGCTCGCCGTCACCGACCGCCCCTGCATCATCGACATCGCCGTGGACCCGAAGGAGAACTGCTTCCCGATGATCCCCGGCGGCAAGGCCCACAACGAAATCCTGTTCGGTCCGGAGGACAGCCCGTCCGACGCCACGCCGGAAGACGGCATGGTGCTGGTCTGA
- the ilvN gene encoding acetolactate synthase small subunit, giving the protein MEEKIEKHTIAVLVDNEPGVLARVIGLFSGRGYNIESLTVAEVNNADHLSRITLVTSGTRMVVEQIKAQLDRLVPVHKVHDLTDEGPSVERELALVKVAGTGERRIEALRLADIFKAKVVDATLTSFVFELTGTTAEVDDFVGLMAQLGLVEASRTGVVAMSKGATGF; this is encoded by the coding sequence GTGGAAGAGAAGATCGAGAAGCACACCATCGCCGTGCTGGTGGACAACGAGCCGGGCGTGCTGGCCCGCGTCATCGGCCTGTTCTCGGGCCGCGGCTACAACATCGAAAGCCTGACGGTGGCGGAGGTGAACAACGCCGACCACCTGTCGCGCATCACCCTGGTCACCTCCGGCACCCGCATGGTGGTGGAGCAGATCAAGGCCCAGCTCGACCGGCTCGTGCCGGTGCACAAGGTGCACGACCTGACGGACGAGGGACCGTCGGTGGAGCGCGAACTGGCGCTGGTCAAGGTTGCCGGCACCGGCGAGCGCCGCATCGAGGCGCTGCGCCTGGCCGACATCTTCAAGGCGAAGGTGGTGGACGCCACCCTGACATCCTTCGTGTTCGAACTGACCGGCACGACGGCGGAGGTCGACGACTTCGTCGGGCTGATGGCCCAGCTCGGCCTCGTCGAGGCCAGCCGGACCGGCGTCGTCGCCATGTCCAAGGGAGCCACCGGGTTCTGA
- the ilvC gene encoding ketol-acid reductoisomerase, protein MRVYYDRDADVNLIKGKKVVIVGYGSQGHAHANNLRDSGVKDVRIALRPGSATIKKAENAGFTVMSPAEAAAWADVVMILTPDELQADLYRDDLAKNLKEGAALAFAHGLNVHFNLIEPRADLDVFMIAPKGPGHTVRGEYQRGGGVPCLVAVHQNASGNALDIALSYASAIGGGRAGIIETTFKEECETDLFGEQAVLCGGLTELIKAGYETLTEAGYAPEMAYFECLHEVKLIVDLMYEGGMANMRYSISNTAEYGDYKTGPRIITPETKAEMKRVLEDIQTGRFVRDWMLECKAGQPSFKATRRRNAEHSIEQVGEKLRAMMPWIAERRLVDKSKN, encoded by the coding sequence ATGCGCGTCTATTATGATCGTGATGCCGACGTGAACCTGATCAAGGGGAAGAAGGTCGTCATCGTCGGCTACGGCAGCCAGGGCCACGCCCACGCCAACAACCTGCGTGACAGCGGCGTGAAGGACGTGCGCATCGCCCTCCGCCCCGGCTCGGCCACCATCAAGAAGGCCGAGAACGCCGGCTTCACGGTCATGTCCCCGGCCGAGGCCGCCGCCTGGGCCGACGTGGTGATGATCCTCACCCCGGACGAGCTGCAGGCCGACCTCTACCGCGACGATCTCGCCAAGAACCTGAAGGAAGGCGCCGCCCTGGCCTTCGCGCACGGCCTGAACGTGCACTTCAACCTGATCGAGCCGCGCGCCGACCTCGACGTGTTCATGATCGCGCCGAAGGGCCCCGGCCACACCGTCCGCGGCGAGTATCAGCGCGGCGGCGGCGTGCCCTGCCTCGTGGCCGTGCACCAGAACGCCTCGGGCAACGCGCTGGACATCGCCCTGTCCTACGCCTCGGCCATCGGCGGCGGCCGCGCCGGCATCATCGAGACCACCTTCAAGGAAGAGTGCGAGACCGACCTGTTCGGCGAGCAGGCTGTGCTCTGCGGCGGCCTGACCGAGCTGATCAAGGCCGGCTACGAGACGCTGACCGAGGCCGGCTACGCCCCGGAGATGGCCTATTTCGAGTGCCTGCACGAGGTGAAGCTGATCGTCGACCTCATGTATGAGGGCGGCATGGCCAACATGCGCTACTCGATCTCCAACACCGCCGAATACGGCGACTACAAGACCGGCCCGCGCATCATCACCCCGGAGACCAAGGCCGAGATGAAGCGCGTTCTGGAGGACATCCAGACCGGCCGCTTCGTCCGCGATTGGATGCTGGAGTGCAAGGCCGGCCAGCCGTCCTTCAAGGCGACCCGCCGCCGCAACGCCGAGCATTCGATCGAGCAGGTCGGCGAGAAGCTGCGCGCCATGATGCCCTGGATCGCCGAGCGCCGTCTGGTCGACAAGTCCAAGAACTGA
- the phoU gene encoding phosphate signaling complex protein PhoU, whose translation MKHPAPHIVTAFEDAMKRLKASIVQMAGAAETQLDGALTCLTQRNPEQARAIVESDARLDSYEHEIEANCMRMLVLRQPVADDLREVIAALKIAGNLERVGDHAANTARRAVSVAEFPESPAMSTLPNLGRLVRQRLTTAVDAYVDGDVELALRVWRTDDEVDALYTSLCESINQSAARLPEMFTAHMHLLFIAKSLERIGDHATNIAEVVHFVHTGRPLLDERPKADRSRGDV comes from the coding sequence ATGAAGCACCCCGCCCCGCACATCGTCACCGCGTTCGAAGACGCCATGAAGCGGCTGAAGGCCAGCATCGTGCAGATGGCGGGCGCCGCGGAAACCCAGCTGGACGGCGCGCTGACCTGCCTGACCCAGCGGAACCCGGAGCAGGCCCGCGCCATCGTCGAGTCAGACGCGCGGCTCGACAGCTACGAGCACGAGATCGAGGCGAACTGCATGCGCATGCTGGTGCTGCGCCAACCGGTGGCCGACGACCTGCGCGAGGTGATCGCCGCCCTGAAGATCGCCGGCAATCTGGAGCGCGTCGGCGACCACGCCGCCAACACCGCCCGCCGCGCCGTCTCCGTGGCGGAGTTTCCCGAATCCCCGGCGATGAGCACCCTGCCCAATCTGGGCCGCCTGGTGCGCCAGCGCCTGACCACCGCGGTGGATGCCTACGTGGACGGCGACGTCGAGCTGGCGCTGCGCGTCTGGCGCACCGACGACGAGGTCGACGCGCTCTACACCAGCCTGTGCGAGAGCATCAACCAGTCGGCGGCCCGCCTGCCGGAGATGTTCACCGCCCACATGCATCTGCTGTTCATCGCCAAGAGCCTGGAGCGCATCGGCGACCACGCGACCAACATCGCGGAGGTGGTGCATTTCGTGCACACCGGCCGGCCGCTGCTCGACGAGCGCCCGAAGGCGGATCGGTCGCGGGGGGATGTGTAA
- a CDS encoding rod shape-determining protein yields MLSKLLGVLSADMAIDLGTANTLVYVKGRGIVLNEPSVVAIANVRGKKQVLAVGDEAKMMLGRTPGNIQAIRPLRDGVIADFEVAEEMIKHFIRKVHNRRSFASPQVIICVPSGSTAVERRAIQESAEAAGARRVFLIEEPMAAAIGAGLPVTEPTGSMVVDIGGGTTEVAVLSLGGIVYSRSVRVGGDKMDEAIIGYIRRTHNLLVGEGSAERIKKEIGSACPPEDGEGRILEIKGRDLMNGVPKELIISERQIAESLAEPVSAIVEAVKVALEHTAPELAADIVDKGIVLTGGGALLGNLDFVLRHATGLPVSIADDPLSCVALGTGRALEEMKTLRNVLVSAY; encoded by the coding sequence ATGCTTTCCAAACTCCTCGGCGTGCTTTCCGCCGACATGGCGATCGATTTGGGGACGGCCAACACCCTGGTCTATGTCAAGGGCCGCGGCATCGTTCTGAACGAACCCTCGGTCGTGGCCATCGCCAACGTCCGCGGCAAGAAGCAGGTGCTGGCCGTCGGCGACGAGGCGAAGATGATGCTGGGCCGCACGCCCGGCAACATCCAGGCCATCCGCCCCCTCCGCGACGGCGTCATCGCCGACTTCGAAGTCGCCGAGGAGATGATCAAGCACTTCATCCGCAAGGTGCACAACCGGCGCAGCTTCGCCAGCCCGCAGGTCATCATCTGCGTGCCGTCGGGCTCCACCGCCGTGGAGCGCCGCGCGATCCAGGAATCGGCGGAGGCCGCCGGCGCCCGCCGCGTCTTCCTGATCGAGGAGCCGATGGCCGCCGCGATCGGCGCCGGGCTTCCGGTGACGGAGCCGACCGGCTCCATGGTCGTGGACATCGGCGGCGGCACCACCGAGGTGGCCGTCCTGTCGCTGGGCGGCATCGTCTATTCCCGCTCGGTCCGCGTGGGCGGCGACAAGATGGACGAAGCCATCATCGGCTACATCCGCCGCACCCACAACCTGCTGGTCGGCGAAGGCTCGGCGGAGCGGATCAAGAAGGAAATCGGCTCGGCCTGCCCGCCGGAAGACGGCGAGGGCCGCATCCTGGAGATCAAGGGCCGCGACCTGATGAACGGCGTGCCCAAGGAGCTCATCATCTCCGAGCGGCAGATCGCCGAGTCCCTGGCGGAGCCGGTGTCGGCCATCGTCGAGGCGGTGAAGGTCGCGCTGGAGCACACGGCGCCGGAACTGGCCGCGGACATCGTGGACAAGGGCATCGTGCTGACCGGCGGCGGCGCCCTGCTGGGCAACTTGGACTTCGTCCTGCGCCACGCCACCGGCCTGCCGGTGTCGATCGCCGACGACCCGCTGTCCTGCGTCGCGCTGGGCACCGGGCGGGCGCTGGAAGAGATGAAGACGCTGCGAAACGTCTTGGTCAGCGCCTACTGA
- the mreC gene encoding rod shape-determining protein MreC gives MKPRNSGSVVRLAAPLRALAQRFSFLLLVLASIALMMVGRIDALSVDSARARVTDAFAPILDAISRPAATAAHVVESVVEVQNAFEENQRLKAENARLLQWKQAALRLEAENISLRSLLKATPEPSSSFITARVIAAPGSSFLRTLVVTAGRRDGVRKGQAAIAGSGLVGRVIEVGEWSARVLLLTDINTRIPVVLERSRQRAVMAGDNSDQTRLLYLPPEAPVQVGERVVTSGHGGQFPPGLPVGVVSSAGERGVRVQPNVDLSRVEHLQLVEFSLPGSESEPSSESK, from the coding sequence GTGAAGCCTCGCAATTCCGGTTCCGTCGTGCGCCTTGCCGCTCCGCTGCGGGCGCTCGCCCAGCGCTTCTCCTTTCTCTTGCTGGTGCTCGCTTCCATCGCCCTGATGATGGTGGGCCGGATCGACGCGCTGTCGGTGGACAGCGCGCGCGCTCGGGTGACCGACGCCTTCGCCCCGATCCTCGACGCGATCTCGCGCCCCGCCGCCACCGCCGCCCATGTCGTGGAGTCGGTGGTCGAGGTGCAGAACGCCTTCGAGGAGAACCAGCGGTTGAAGGCGGAGAACGCGCGGCTGCTGCAGTGGAAGCAGGCGGCGCTGCGGCTGGAGGCGGAGAACATCAGCCTCCGCTCGCTGCTGAAGGCGACGCCGGAGCCGTCCTCCTCCTTCATCACGGCACGCGTCATCGCCGCTCCCGGCAGCTCTTTCCTGCGCACGCTGGTGGTCACCGCCGGCCGCCGCGACGGGGTGCGCAAGGGGCAGGCGGCCATCGCCGGCAGCGGGCTGGTCGGCCGGGTGATCGAGGTCGGGGAGTGGTCGGCGCGCGTCCTCCTGCTGACCGACATCAACACACGCATCCCCGTGGTGCTGGAGCGCTCGCGCCAGCGGGCGGTGATGGCGGGCGATAATTCCGACCAGACGCGGCTCCTTTACCTGCCGCCGGAAGCCCCGGTGCAGGTGGGCGAGCGGGTGGTGACCTCCGGTCATGGCGGGCAGTTCCCGCCGGGCCTGCCGGTGGGCGTGGTGTCCTCGGCTGGTGAACGTGGCGTCCGGGTGCAACCGAACGTCGATCTTTCGCGGGTCGAGCACCTGCAGCTGGTCGAGTTCAGCCTGCCGGGAAGCGAGTCGGAACCGTCATCCGAGTCGAAATGA
- the mreD gene encoding rod shape-determining protein MreD, whose product MTLTLWQRLDKTGRNLAPFAVTVMLALAGMIPVPLPGYASVAPFLTAIAVYYWAIHRPDLMGPGTAFLIGLLQDLLTGGPLGVNALVLVLVHWAVSSQRRVLASSTFALMWFGFGLVMMGVACIQWLAFSALQATVLPFRPALFQALLTMAFFPAIAWMLIRVHRAFLQG is encoded by the coding sequence ATGACGCTGACCCTGTGGCAGCGGCTGGACAAGACGGGGCGGAATCTCGCCCCGTTCGCGGTGACGGTCATGCTGGCGCTGGCCGGGATGATCCCGGTGCCGCTGCCCGGCTATGCGTCGGTGGCGCCTTTCCTGACCGCCATCGCCGTCTATTATTGGGCGATTCATAGGCCCGACCTGATGGGGCCGGGCACCGCCTTCCTGATCGGGTTGCTGCAGGACCTGCTGACCGGCGGACCGCTGGGGGTGAACGCGCTGGTGCTGGTGCTGGTCCATTGGGCGGTGTCCAGCCAGCGGCGCGTGCTGGCGTCCAGCACCTTCGCCCTGATGTGGTTCGGCTTCGGGCTGGTCATGATGGGCGTGGCCTGCATTCAATGGCTGGCCTTTTCGGCGCTCCAGGCGACGGTGCTGCCGTTCCGGCCGGCGCTGTTCCAGGCGCTGTTGACCATGGCCTTCTTCCCGGCGATCGCCTGGATGCTGATCCGCGTCCACCGTGCGTTTCTGCAGGGATAG